In one Desulfoferula mesophila genomic region, the following are encoded:
- a CDS encoding TonB-dependent receptor plug domain-containing protein, producing the protein MKLVRLFSAALMVLAMVCPALAEEDKTQETAKDYQVYELGEVVVSGKNDAVNQTTDVSSITAEEISEAHALTVPQALSYVPGVTVTTGRKNEPEIRIRGMNQQEALILIDGVPYYETNYGKLNLEQLSTEMIARIDVIKGASSVLYGSNAMAGVINIITKKQGIKASVSATAEVGNDGAYHLSASHGNSLGKFKYWINVNQREADGWELSDDFTPKEGTTVYKPGKTVKEIIQDEGERLNSGYKQTSVWFKAGVDVAKDSAYYLSAYYIDSNWGMPPSTISNTVFPYPPAFSQYGTMGEYQDWGLDLSGEQAITDTFSLRGKLFYHNHQDEYDSFYDKSYGQLISTSTYKDYLAGGSLLGDWQIVPEDTLRFSIHYRGDNHQERDDDYLPYAESMSYTGSLGLQNDWTVWDKFVIVAGISYDWFDVTEAQAVNTDKKGNYTDTEDLTTPSISDSFNPMVGATYTFTDQTRLFGSVARKTRFPTLQQLYSSKGGNPYLDPQSSIDWTLGVARPFGNVFCGEFSVFYNDISDRISRDGPYDDSIYRNYSKVHIYGFEVIAEWTPLQDLLFRVGYTYLQAEDKSDGAVTDDVLRAPQNKVDLKIQYIIPEIRTKLDFIGLYMGSQFDQLPTPTDPNAQVLETSGYFLANFKATQPLWEHFDLFGYVSNIFDKDYEYESGFPGQGRAFWVGIKASF; encoded by the coding sequence ATGAAGCTGGTCAGATTATTTTCTGCTGCCCTAATGGTACTGGCCATGGTCTGCCCCGCCCTGGCCGAAGAGGACAAGACCCAAGAGACCGCCAAGGATTATCAAGTATATGAACTCGGCGAGGTGGTGGTGTCCGGCAAAAACGACGCGGTAAACCAGACCACCGACGTTTCCAGCATCACCGCCGAGGAGATTTCCGAAGCCCACGCCCTCACCGTGCCCCAGGCGCTTTCCTATGTGCCGGGCGTGACCGTGACCACCGGGCGCAAGAACGAGCCCGAAATCCGCATCCGGGGCATGAACCAACAAGAGGCCCTCATCCTCATCGACGGCGTGCCCTATTATGAGACCAATTACGGCAAGCTGAACCTGGAGCAGCTTTCCACCGAGATGATCGCTCGCATCGACGTGATCAAGGGCGCCTCCTCGGTGCTCTACGGCTCCAACGCCATGGCAGGCGTCATCAACATCATCACCAAAAAGCAGGGCATCAAGGCCTCGGTCAGCGCCACCGCCGAAGTGGGCAACGACGGCGCCTACCACCTGAGCGCCTCCCACGGCAACAGCCTGGGCAAGTTCAAGTACTGGATCAACGTGAACCAGCGCGAGGCCGACGGCTGGGAGCTCTCCGATGACTTCACTCCCAAGGAAGGCACCACCGTTTACAAGCCCGGCAAAACGGTCAAGGAAATTATCCAGGACGAAGGCGAGCGCCTGAATTCAGGCTACAAGCAGACCAGCGTGTGGTTCAAGGCGGGGGTGGACGTGGCCAAGGATTCGGCCTATTACCTGAGCGCCTACTACATCGACTCCAATTGGGGCATGCCCCCCTCCACCATCAGCAACACCGTCTTCCCCTATCCCCCCGCCTTTTCCCAATACGGCACCATGGGAGAATATCAGGACTGGGGCCTGGACTTGAGCGGCGAGCAGGCCATCACCGACACCTTCAGCCTGCGCGGCAAGCTGTTCTATCACAACCACCAAGACGAATATGACTCTTTTTATGACAAGAGCTATGGCCAGCTCATATCCACCAGCACCTACAAGGACTACCTGGCGGGCGGCTCGCTGTTGGGCGACTGGCAGATCGTTCCCGAGGACACCCTGCGTTTCTCCATCCACTACCGGGGCGACAACCACCAGGAGCGCGACGACGACTATCTGCCCTATGCCGAAAGCATGTCCTACACCGGCTCCCTGGGCCTGCAGAACGACTGGACGGTCTGGGACAAGTTCGTGATCGTCGCGGGCATCAGCTACGATTGGTTCGATGTCACCGAGGCCCAGGCGGTCAATACCGATAAAAAGGGCAACTACACCGACACCGAGGACCTGACCACCCCCAGCATCAGCGACAGCTTCAACCCCATGGTCGGCGCCACCTACACCTTCACGGACCAGACCCGGCTGTTCGGCTCCGTGGCCCGCAAGACCCGCTTCCCCACCTTGCAGCAACTCTACAGCTCCAAGGGCGGCAACCCCTATCTCGACCCGCAGAGCAGCATCGACTGGACCCTGGGCGTGGCCCGTCCCTTTGGCAACGTCTTTTGCGGTGAGTTCTCGGTGTTCTACAACGACATCAGCGACCGTATCTCGCGAGACGGGCCCTATGACGACTCGATCTACCGCAACTACAGCAAGGTGCACATCTACGGCTTCGAGGTCATCGCCGAGTGGACCCCGCTGCAGGATCTGCTCTTCCGGGTGGGTTACACCTATTTGCAGGCCGAGGACAAGAGCGACGGCGCCGTTACCGACGACGTGCTCCGGGCGCCGCAGAACAAGGTGGACCTCAAGATCCAGTACATCATTCCCGAGATCCGCACCAAGCTGGACTTCATTGGCCTTTACATGGGCTCCCAGTTCGACCAGTTGCCCACTCCCACCGACCCCAACGCGCAGGTGTTGGAGACCAGCGGCTATTTCCTGGCCAACTTCAAGGCCACCCAGCCCCTGTGGGAGCATTTCGACCTGTTCGGTTACGTGAGCAACATATTTGACAAGGACTACGAGTATGAGAGCGGTTTCCCCGGCCAGGGCCGAGCGTTCTGGGTGGGCATAAAAGCCAGCTTCTAA